The following coding sequences are from one Gossypium hirsutum isolate 1008001.06 chromosome A12, Gossypium_hirsutum_v2.1, whole genome shotgun sequence window:
- the LOC107934798 gene encoding coiled-coil domain-containing protein 130 translates to MSSLAAARADNFYYPPEWDPSQGSLNKFHGQHALRERARKIDQGILIIRFEMPFNIWCGGCNSMIAKGVRFNAEKKQVGNYYSTKIWSFTMKSACCKHEIVIQTDPKNCEYVIISGAQRKTEVFDVEDAETLELPADEERGKLADPFYRLEHQEEDLQKKKEAEPVLVRLQRVSDARHSDDYALNKALRAKLRSQKKRVFEEESASRKMGLSIRLLPASEEDGATAAGVKFSSKFERNRKDKRALIKTASIFPGSSGSSSSNKKRLELESKRRKICAAAASNLLTQGFKPSSWSRDAVKKSASLNARKF, encoded by the exons GGCTCCTTGAACAAGTTTCATGGACAACATGCTTTGAGAGAGAGGGCGAGGAAAATAGATCAAGGCATTTTGATTATAAG GTTTGAAATGCCTTTCAATATATGGTGTGGGGGGTGCAATTCTATGATAGCAAAAGGTGTACGGTTCAATGCTGAGAAAAAGCAAGTGGGAAATTATTATTCTACAAAG ATATGGAGCTTTACCATGAAGTCTGCATGCTGCAAACATGAGATAGTCATTCAAACGGACCCCAAAAATTGTGAGTATGTGATCATTAGTGGGGCTCAGCGGAAAACTGAAGTGTTTGATGTTGAGGACGCAGAGACATTAGAACTCCCTGCTGATGAAG AAAGAGGCAAGCTTGCTGATCCATTTTATCGTCTTGAACACCAGGAGGAGGATttgcagaagaagaaagaagctgAGCCAGTACTTGTTCGCCTTCAGCGTGTATCTGATGCCAGGCATTCAGATGACTATGCCCTCAACAAAGCTCTGCGTGCCAAACTTAGA AGTCAAAAGAAGAGGGTTTTTGAAGAAGAATCTGCTTCAAGGAAAATGGGCCTAAGCATTCGACTACTTCCGGCAAGTGAAGAAGATGGTGCTACTGCTGCAGGAGTCAAATTTtcttccaagtttgagagaaacaGGAAAGATAAGAGAGCATTGATTAAAACTGCTTCAATCTTCCCTGGATCATCTGGGTCGTCCTCGTCCAATAAGAAGAGGTTGGAGCTCGAGTCCAAGAGAAGAAAAATCTGTGCAGCTGCGGCTTCTAACTTGCTGACACAGGGGTTCAAACCATCATCATGGTCTCGAGATGCTGTGAAGAAGAGTGCTTCCTTGAATGCACGGAAATTTTAG